In Candidatus Vicinibacter proximus, the following are encoded in one genomic region:
- the accB gene encoding acetyl-CoA carboxylase biotin carboxyl carrier protein → MNFKEIQELIRLVSKSDLAEFKVKDGEFELSIKTQKALKMPEMQAISYQPSYTMQPTQHQAAPAPKALEATPTSAVAPESGKKQIEIKSPMVGTFYRSGGPDKPPFVKVGDKIESGKTVCIIEAMKLFNEIESEVKGTIVKVCVEDASPVEYDQVLFIVEP, encoded by the coding sequence ATGAACTTTAAAGAAATTCAAGAATTAATCCGCCTGGTGAGTAAATCCGATTTGGCTGAATTCAAGGTGAAGGATGGTGAGTTTGAGCTTTCTATAAAGACCCAGAAGGCTTTAAAAATGCCTGAAATGCAGGCCATCAGCTACCAACCTTCCTATACCATGCAGCCGACCCAGCATCAGGCCGCACCGGCACCTAAAGCCCTGGAAGCAACACCCACTTCGGCCGTCGCTCCAGAATCCGGTAAAAAACAAATCGAAATAAAATCTCCGATGGTGGGTACCTTCTATCGCTCCGGAGGTCCGGACAAACCACCTTTTGTTAAAGTGGGGGATAAGATCGAGTCCGGTAAGACGGTCTGCATCATTGAAGCCATGAAGCTCTTTAATGAAATTGAATCGGAGGTAAAGGGAACCATCGTTAAAGTATGTGTGGAGGACGCATCACCGGTAGAATACGATCAGGTTTTATTTATTGTAGAGCCCTAA
- a CDS encoding AraC family transcriptional regulator, with amino-acid sequence MNYQTFEPNQDLATLIKCYWTLESPREETPQKQSIVPDGCMEMIFHYGDLYKQYTEKGSSIIQPRCFVIGQLTRPLEIEPTGDTGVFSVRFHPYGFLPFATIPIKEMENTAVSLEKLFGKDGQEIEQMVLNADSTSEKIKLIEAFLINRLTDIETVDRIVKSTVETILTANGQLSIDDLSKQTNINRRQLERKFSATIGLSPKKLSKTIRLQATLKILLNKKFTSLTTLAYQHEYYDQAHFIKDFKELTGLTPKEFYRDKLKMTSFFIRD; translated from the coding sequence ATGAACTATCAAACATTCGAACCAAACCAAGACTTAGCAACACTTATCAAATGTTATTGGACCTTGGAAAGTCCAAGAGAAGAAACCCCGCAAAAACAATCCATAGTGCCTGATGGCTGTATGGAAATGATTTTCCATTATGGCGATTTGTACAAACAGTATACCGAAAAAGGGAGCAGCATTATCCAGCCAAGATGTTTTGTAATCGGACAACTGACGCGACCGTTGGAAATTGAACCGACAGGTGATACCGGAGTTTTTTCCGTTCGATTCCACCCATATGGATTTTTGCCTTTTGCGACTATTCCGATTAAGGAAATGGAAAACACAGCCGTTTCGTTAGAAAAATTATTTGGAAAAGACGGCCAAGAAATTGAACAGATGGTTTTAAACGCCGATTCAACTTCGGAAAAGATAAAACTTATTGAAGCATTTTTAATAAACCGGCTGACTGACATCGAAACCGTTGATCGCATTGTAAAATCAACCGTTGAAACCATATTGACGGCTAACGGACAACTTTCCATTGACGATCTTTCCAAACAAACGAACATCAACCGCAGACAATTGGAACGCAAATTTTCAGCAACCATAGGGTTAAGTCCGAAAAAACTTTCAAAAACCATTCGACTACAAGCCACGCTTAAAATATTGCTAAACAAAAAGTTTACAAGTCTTACCACTTTGGCTTATCAGCATGAATATTATGACCAAGCTCATTTTATCAAAGATTTTAAAGAGCTAACTGGGCTTACGCCTAAAGAATTTTACAGAGATAAACTTAAAATGACCTCTTTTTTTATAAGGGATTAG
- a CDS encoding OmpA family protein, with product MKQFLYSLILLACLAGPVNAQLFELKQGLSAKKTLIDYNTLRDKDAAALKDMADGFELAYLRRFSKNFVLSAPLALGRYVDSIGDGGGSPLLSVGVLGQYHFFKKSWWVNPFLTAGLNSLFPMGRSFGMEIPVGLGLNVKLHPQVFLQLQSDFRLGIIDWEDHLQHTFGLVYFLGNKKADKPVMEMMKTDSDGDGVADELDLCPSIAGLAKFYGCQDTDGDGIEDSKDKCPDTAGVMELNGCPDADGDGVSDNDDECPNIKGLVENKGCPEKDGDGDGIPDKEDHCPDKAGLASLYGCPDSDGDGISDKDDRCPDIPGLKTKGGCPETKKDSDKDGIEDDMDECPFAAGLMQFKGCPDTDGDGIQDKVDDCPTMAGPRSNKGCPLIEKKDLEVLDFAMRAIQFDLGRATLKEESFSILDKIAKILKKYPDYNLAIGGHTDNSGSPGFNLELSEKRAKVCYEYLVSKGLDQNRLSYTGYGMTKPIADNKTETGRFLNRRTEFNLVPR from the coding sequence ATGAAGCAGTTTTTATACTCCCTGATACTCCTGGCTTGCCTCGCAGGCCCTGTGAACGCTCAGTTATTTGAACTCAAGCAAGGGCTCAGTGCCAAGAAGACTTTGATAGACTACAATACCCTGAGAGACAAGGATGCCGCCGCCCTGAAGGATATGGCTGATGGCTTCGAACTCGCATATCTCCGTAGATTTTCTAAGAATTTTGTTTTGTCCGCACCTTTGGCTCTGGGCAGATATGTGGATTCCATCGGGGATGGGGGAGGATCTCCTCTTTTGTCCGTGGGCGTTCTCGGCCAATACCACTTCTTTAAGAAGAGTTGGTGGGTCAATCCTTTTCTGACCGCTGGCTTGAACAGCTTATTTCCTATGGGCCGCTCCTTTGGGATGGAGATTCCGGTAGGACTTGGCCTGAATGTTAAATTGCATCCACAGGTATTCCTGCAGTTACAGTCCGACTTTAGACTGGGCATCATCGACTGGGAAGATCACCTCCAGCATACTTTTGGTCTGGTGTATTTCCTTGGCAACAAAAAAGCAGATAAACCAGTGATGGAAATGATGAAGACGGATTCAGATGGTGATGGTGTAGCAGATGAACTGGACCTATGTCCATCTATTGCCGGCTTGGCTAAGTTTTATGGCTGCCAGGATACGGATGGCGATGGGATAGAGGACAGTAAAGATAAATGTCCGGATACGGCCGGAGTCATGGAGTTGAATGGCTGTCCGGATGCAGACGGAGATGGGGTGTCTGATAACGACGACGAATGTCCTAATATAAAAGGTTTAGTAGAAAATAAAGGCTGTCCGGAGAAAGACGGCGATGGCGATGGCATTCCCGACAAGGAAGACCATTGTCCGGATAAGGCTGGTTTGGCGAGCCTGTATGGATGCCCTGACAGCGATGGCGATGGTATCTCTGACAAGGATGACCGTTGTCCTGATATTCCGGGTCTGAAGACCAAAGGTGGTTGCCCGGAAACCAAAAAAGATTCCGACAAAGACGGTATTGAAGACGATATGGACGAATGTCCTTTTGCAGCCGGATTGATGCAGTTCAAAGGTTGTCCGGATACGGACGGCGACGGCATCCAGGACAAAGTGGACGATTGCCCTACCATGGCCGGACCACGATCCAACAAAGGCTGCCCGCTGATCGAGAAAAAGGATCTCGAAGTGCTGGACTTTGCCATGCGAGCAATCCAGTTTGACCTGGGTCGAGCTACCTTAAAAGAAGAGTCCTTTTCCATTCTGGATAAAATCGCCAAAATCCTGAAAAAATATCCTGACTATAACCTTGCCATCGGCGGACATACCGACAACTCCGGTAGCCCGGGATTCAACCTGGAGCTTTCCGAAAAACGGGCCAAAGTGTGCTACGAGTACCTGGTTTCCAAAGGTTTGGACCAGAACCGCTTGTCTTACACGGGATACGGGATGACCAAGCCGATCGCAGACAACAAGACAGAAACCGGAAGATTCCTCAACCGCCGTACGGAATTCAATCTCGTACCAAGATAA
- a CDS encoding regulator has product MNLSKILWLVFFSIFTSCLGQEKKSTIKEQISGKSNPTIVRNFKAVALAPDFDTTLVSQYIRSIFQDSKGNLWFGTLGEGVVKYDVKTLTYYSNPDGFINNTVYAINEDKNGNLWFGTDQGVYKYDGKKFRNYIQQDGLQSNEISRKGILVDRSGTVWVGTHSGVFQYNPSAEISGGPSFSLFQLIPQEHIAGLMEDSSGNIWFATAENGVFRYDPSASQKAAGKAITCISDKIGLGNNYAGGMAEDNAGNIWFTMNNGICKYDGKNFTEYTPKDGIGGTEFWGIYIEQSGIIWITARGSTTRFDPSIPVANPKAFTVFTVEDGINCCVQSMYQDRSNNMWWGAGQGLYRFDGKRFYQVKKTGPW; this is encoded by the coding sequence ATGAATTTAAGCAAAATATTGTGGCTTGTTTTTTTTAGCATTTTCACATCCTGCCTAGGGCAAGAAAAAAAAAGCACAATTAAAGAGCAAATTTCCGGTAAATCAAATCCAACAATTGTAAGAAATTTTAAAGCAGTTGCTTTGGCGCCTGATTTTGACACTACCCTGGTTAGTCAATATATACGGAGTATTTTTCAGGATTCGAAAGGGAATTTATGGTTTGGCACTTTAGGTGAAGGCGTAGTTAAATATGATGTAAAAACCCTGACTTATTATTCCAATCCCGATGGTTTTATTAACAACACAGTTTATGCCATCAATGAAGATAAAAATGGTAATCTATGGTTTGGTACTGACCAGGGTGTGTATAAATATGATGGAAAAAAATTTAGAAATTACATTCAGCAAGATGGTCTGCAGTCCAATGAAATAAGTCGCAAAGGTATTCTTGTGGATCGATCCGGTACTGTTTGGGTAGGCACGCACAGCGGGGTATTTCAATATAACCCATCTGCTGAAATTAGCGGCGGCCCAAGTTTTTCTCTATTCCAATTGATTCCTCAGGAGCATATTGCCGGCCTCATGGAAGACAGCAGTGGAAACATTTGGTTTGCTACAGCTGAAAATGGCGTCTTTCGCTACGATCCCTCAGCATCACAAAAAGCGGCCGGAAAAGCAATTACCTGTATTTCCGATAAGATAGGTTTGGGGAATAACTATGCAGGAGGTATGGCAGAAGATAATGCAGGAAACATTTGGTTTACCATGAATAATGGCATCTGTAAATATGATGGGAAAAACTTCACAGAATACACCCCTAAAGACGGAATAGGTGGCACGGAGTTCTGGGGTATTTATATAGAACAATCGGGTATTATTTGGATTACAGCACGTGGCAGCACCACGAGATTTGACCCTTCCATTCCTGTGGCAAATCCAAAGGCGTTTACCGTATTTACGGTTGAAGATGGGATCAACTGTTGTGTACAGAGTATGTACCAGGACAGGTCAAACAATATGTGGTGGGGTGCGGGCCAAGGACTTTATCGATTTGATGGAAAGCGCTTTTATCAAGTTAAAAAGACCGGGCCTTGGTAA
- a CDS encoding DinB family protein, translating to MNRNLTIASRLREVFLNGRWIANTNYKEQILSVNWQQATQKVKNLNTIAALIYHINYYLGGLLSAFENGKIEIRDQYSFDLPPIDSESEWNKLVTEFLSNSEKFATKIEQMEDKDFDQPFIDEKYGTLLRNIEGVIEHSYYHLGQISLIIKLIAPNKSSENY from the coding sequence ATGAACAGAAATCTAACTATTGCAAGCCGACTGCGGGAAGTATTTTTAAATGGGCGATGGATTGCCAACACCAACTATAAAGAACAAATATTAAGTGTAAACTGGCAACAGGCCACACAGAAAGTTAAAAACCTAAATACCATTGCGGCCTTGATCTACCATATAAATTATTATTTGGGAGGATTGCTCAGTGCGTTTGAAAATGGGAAAATTGAAATCAGGGACCAATACAGTTTTGATCTTCCGCCCATTGATTCTGAATCAGAGTGGAACAAATTGGTTACTGAATTTTTGAGTAATTCGGAAAAGTTTGCGACCAAAATTGAACAAATGGAGGACAAAGATTTTGACCAACCATTTATTGATGAAAAATATGGGACCTTGCTTCGTAATATTGAAGGGGTAATTGAGCACAGTTATTATCATTTAGGGCAAATTTCATTGATAATAAAATTGATTGCACCTAATAAATCATCAGAAAATTATTGA
- the efp gene encoding elongation factor P has protein sequence MATTSDIRNGMCMDYNNDIFVIVEFQHVKPGKGNAFVRTRLKSMTSGKVIENTFVAGHTINEVRVERRKVQYLYKDDMGYNFMNSETFEQESLSDKLIDNGEFLKEGMEIEVLYHAEKNTPLLAELPAHLVVEVTYTEPGVKGNTATNAMKMATIETGAEIKVPLFIEQGEKIKVDTRTREYIERVK, from the coding sequence ATGGCAACTACATCAGATATCAGAAATGGAATGTGCATGGATTACAACAACGACATTTTTGTCATTGTGGAATTCCAGCACGTCAAACCCGGAAAAGGAAATGCTTTCGTGCGGACCAGATTGAAAAGTATGACCTCAGGTAAGGTCATTGAGAATACTTTCGTCGCAGGACATACCATCAACGAAGTTAGAGTGGAAAGAAGAAAAGTTCAGTATCTTTACAAAGACGATATGGGCTATAATTTCATGAATTCAGAGACCTTTGAACAAGAGTCTTTGAGTGACAAGCTGATAGACAATGGCGAGTTCCTGAAAGAAGGAATGGAGATCGAAGTTTTGTATCATGCAGAGAAAAATACACCGCTTCTTGCTGAGCTTCCCGCGCATCTTGTGGTGGAAGTAACCTATACAGAGCCGGGTGTAAAAGGCAATACCGCCACCAACGCCATGAAGATGGCCACTATCGAGACCGGCGCGGAGATCAAAGTACCTTTGTTTATCGAACAGGGCGAAAAAATTAAAGTGGATACCCGTACGAGAGAGTATATCGAACGAGTCAAATAA
- a CDS encoding T9SS type A sorting domain-containing protein encodes MIKGYLFFLILLFCSITSQAQITDVITDQSLPTAMALNGNDLYYIENGNDRIRKINISDTNPTPTDMLTGLIDGVDLLISGNYLYISDPGDDKILKLDITQANPIAMIVKQNIESPLGMAIKDNFLYVCQGSLRKISKIDLTIADPPLITVVSTGVFSSFFALKGNDLYYSNYYANKISKIDVTSPNPLPVDVVINLSGPNGIVFNGNDLYICESNGNSISRKNITSSGLLTTTLLTGLNRSGDLAFSSNNILYFSQVYGNKISKYSGPLSIHENGKLDLELFPNPSSDYLQLSNLSEIVEYKIFNIWGEEIQKGKLSENEKIDIRNFSNGIYFLRIFNEDNITMKFIKR; translated from the coding sequence ATGATAAAAGGTTACTTGTTCTTTTTGATTTTACTTTTTTGCAGCATTACTTCGCAAGCTCAAATAACTGATGTAATAACAGACCAATCTCTCCCTACAGCTATGGCATTAAATGGCAATGACTTGTATTACATCGAGAATGGAAATGATAGAATACGCAAAATAAATATTTCAGATACAAATCCTACACCGACAGATATGCTTACCGGCCTAATTGATGGAGTAGATTTATTAATATCAGGCAATTATCTTTACATCTCAGATCCAGGTGATGATAAAATATTAAAATTAGATATCACTCAAGCAAATCCTATTGCAATGATTGTAAAACAAAATATAGAATCTCCCCTAGGAATGGCTATCAAGGATAATTTTCTATATGTTTGTCAAGGCAGTCTTCGCAAAATATCTAAAATAGATTTAACAATTGCTGATCCACCTCTAATAACTGTTGTATCAACAGGTGTTTTTTCTTCATTTTTCGCATTGAAGGGAAACGATCTTTACTATTCTAATTATTATGCAAACAAAATTTCAAAAATAGATGTTACTAGTCCAAATCCATTGCCAGTTGATGTTGTTATTAATTTAAGTGGCCCTAATGGTATAGTATTTAATGGAAACGATTTATATATCTGCGAATCAAATGGAAATAGCATCTCTCGGAAAAATATAACTAGTAGTGGCCTTTTAACCACTACTTTGTTAACTGGATTAAATAGATCCGGTGATTTAGCATTCAGCAGTAATAACATTTTATATTTCTCTCAAGTATATGGCAATAAAATATCCAAATATTCCGGTCCATTATCAATACACGAAAATGGGAAATTAGATTTAGAGCTTTTCCCAAATCCTTCAAGTGATTATTTACAATTATCAAATTTATCTGAAATTGTAGAGTATAAAATTTTCAATATATGGGGAGAAGAAATTCAAAAGGGAAAACTTTCTGAAAATGAAAAAATTGACATTCGTAATTTTAGCAATGGTATTTATTTTCTAAGAATCTTCAATGAAGATAATATAACAATGAAATTTATAAAAAGATAA
- a CDS encoding cupin domain-containing protein — MKSITLKSTGETITFVKTGKDTEGAFTEVICTIPAGQEGPPPHIHPLQDEIFEVIEGKLELSAEGKKIVLEEGQSFNVTAKTAHSFSNPLDRETKFRATYKPALDIDYMLVQGFDSLNSQSNPNKPSLQMIVDFDFILNQIRGQYKFAGAPGIIFTIIAAIARLFTKPKVKSLKDHNASF; from the coding sequence ATGAAATCTATTACACTAAAATCAACAGGTGAAACAATCACCTTTGTAAAGACAGGTAAGGACACTGAAGGTGCTTTTACAGAAGTTATCTGCACCATTCCAGCTGGACAAGAGGGTCCACCGCCACATATTCATCCATTGCAAGACGAAATTTTTGAAGTTATTGAAGGCAAACTTGAACTTTCGGCTGAAGGCAAGAAAATAGTTCTTGAAGAAGGACAAAGTTTTAATGTTACAGCAAAGACGGCACACAGCTTTTCAAATCCGCTTGACAGGGAGACAAAGTTTAGAGCGACATACAAACCAGCACTTGACATTGACTATATGTTGGTACAGGGGTTTGACTCATTAAACAGTCAATCTAATCCCAATAAACCGAGTTTGCAGATGATAGTTGATTTTGACTTTATACTCAATCAAATTCGCGGACAATACAAGTTTGCAGGTGCACCCGGCATTATATTCACGATTATTGCAGCTATCGCAAGATTATTTACCAAACCAAAAGTGAAGTCGCTTAAAGACCACAATGCTTCATTCTGA
- a CDS encoding VOC family protein: protein MQKIIPNLWFDGNAKEAAEYYLTIFKDGKLIQITYYPMTEEEGLADFQKDFAGKVLTVEFEILGMRFIGINAGPLFKFNESVSFMIPCRDQEEIDYYWNALTANGGEESVCGWLKDKYGLSWQVCPENWEELNKKPGAFKKLMGMKKLIIADF from the coding sequence ATGCAAAAAATAATACCAAATCTTTGGTTTGACGGCAATGCCAAAGAAGCAGCAGAATATTACTTAACTATTTTTAAGGACGGCAAACTGATTCAAATTACTTATTACCCTATGACAGAAGAAGAAGGGTTGGCTGACTTTCAAAAAGACTTTGCCGGTAAGGTACTCACCGTTGAATTTGAAATTTTAGGCATGCGTTTTATTGGCATAAATGCCGGACCTTTATTCAAATTCAATGAATCTGTTTCGTTTATGATTCCTTGTAGAGACCAGGAAGAAATTGACTATTACTGGAATGCGCTTACGGCGAATGGTGGCGAAGAAAGTGTATGTGGATGGCTGAAAGACAAGTATGGATTAAGCTGGCAAGTATGCCCGGAAAATTGGGAAGAACTGAACAAAAAACCCGGTGCATTCAAAAAACTGATGGGCATGAAAAAACTAATCATTGCAGACTTTTAA
- a CDS encoding VOC family protein codes for MENLINWFEIPATDFSRAVSFYKAILGLEIKEAEMFGSKMGFFPTDGTNVSGAIVQGEDYQPSTDGVVAYLNGGDDLQTVLDKVESNNGKVIVPKTQISLEMGYFGMFIDSEGNKMAVHSLH; via the coding sequence ATGGAAAATTTAATCAATTGGTTTGAAATTCCTGCAACGGATTTCAGCAGAGCTGTATCTTTTTACAAAGCCATTTTGGGTTTGGAAATAAAAGAAGCAGAAATGTTTGGTTCAAAAATGGGCTTCTTTCCTACGGATGGAACAAACGTATCGGGAGCTATCGTACAAGGCGAAGATTATCAACCCTCAACAGATGGAGTCGTCGCTTATCTTAATGGTGGAGATGATTTGCAAACAGTATTGGACAAAGTAGAATCCAACAACGGAAAAGTGATTGTTCCAAAAACCCAAATCAGCCTTGAAATGGGATATTTTGGAATGTTCATCGACTCCGAAGGAAATAAAATGGCAGTTCATTCTTTACACTAA
- a CDS encoding DUF4859 domain-containing protein has translation MQAFRIKVIMFALLFVIKSLGAQKTVYIPRFITNTGMDLNDDKSQWSYARSVETENVVVFWEAGFGADPSLSPSPYTVDMKNLIEVAEKSYRIMLDSLKFAIKDSSVTDQYKLMIFLLYTTDWHASGSGQDDSVATIFVSPAAANGDHVVAHEIGHGFQYITGCDTEGGFRYGLGDNGTGGNGFWEQCAQWMAYQVYPEQLFVDGDYNNYIQNNHLHILHENTRYANYFITEFWTYKNGIDFIGKLWRASRRPEDPVEAYKRLNNLDQAAFNNQIYEHAARMTTWDIPSLKVSGKDYIHKRPQVKMNFTVDSFWQVDRSICLENYGYHSIKLGVPAPGTEIKVNFEGLAGDTAYRSKNIEHAGWNFGFVALLNNGQRIYSEAKSVQYSNGANPKSSLSFTSPEHCTHLWLIVTGAPQQHWRHAWDDDNSNDEHWPYQVKFENTDLSGNFLGPLKDLELTHDVIMKPRSNYDAYRIKLNTVLIEDAFALPEAEINQKLGNQIKYYAVNPDGSLDSNSTAFYPGHWFDNDGKVTRWQVNSFIYSELDINDLQVRIGQFPGTCKNGDSVTIRQALIYRRSDGKSAKLTMKFNIYIQDETTAVEEETQNKKLIIYPNPTSNLISWNVYEYFVLCDVHGVLIASGNGSSLDISEYQSGLYILKIGKDIFKVMKQ, from the coding sequence ATGCAAGCCTTTAGAATTAAAGTGATCATGTTTGCTCTCTTATTTGTTATTAAATCTCTCGGAGCACAAAAGACCGTTTACATCCCTAGATTTATTACCAATACGGGTATGGACCTAAATGATGATAAAAGTCAATGGAGCTATGCCAGGAGTGTTGAGACTGAAAACGTGGTCGTGTTTTGGGAAGCTGGATTTGGCGCCGATCCTTCACTTTCTCCTTCTCCATATACAGTGGATATGAAAAATTTAATTGAAGTAGCTGAGAAGTCTTATCGCATCATGCTGGATTCCTTAAAATTTGCCATTAAAGATTCTTCGGTCACCGATCAATATAAGCTTATGATCTTTTTATTGTACACCACCGATTGGCATGCTTCCGGGTCAGGACAAGACGATTCAGTGGCTACCATATTTGTAAGTCCCGCCGCTGCCAATGGAGATCATGTGGTGGCTCATGAGATTGGCCATGGCTTTCAATACATAACAGGCTGTGATACTGAGGGTGGATTCAGGTATGGATTGGGTGATAATGGTACAGGTGGCAATGGGTTTTGGGAGCAGTGCGCACAATGGATGGCCTATCAAGTATATCCTGAACAACTTTTTGTGGATGGAGATTATAACAATTACATTCAAAACAACCATCTGCACATCCTTCACGAAAATACCAGGTACGCTAATTATTTCATTACTGAATTCTGGACTTATAAAAATGGCATTGACTTTATAGGCAAACTTTGGCGAGCGTCCAGAAGACCTGAAGATCCTGTTGAAGCCTATAAAAGATTAAACAACCTTGATCAAGCAGCTTTTAATAACCAAATATACGAACATGCAGCTCGCATGACAACCTGGGATATTCCTTCTTTAAAAGTTTCTGGTAAAGACTATATTCATAAAAGACCTCAGGTAAAAATGAATTTTACGGTTGATAGTTTTTGGCAGGTAGATCGTAGCATTTGCCTGGAAAATTACGGGTATCACAGCATAAAACTTGGAGTGCCTGCACCGGGAACAGAAATAAAAGTGAATTTTGAGGGATTGGCTGGTGACACAGCCTACAGGTCAAAAAATATTGAACATGCCGGGTGGAATTTTGGTTTTGTTGCACTTCTGAACAATGGTCAACGCATTTACAGTGAAGCTAAAAGTGTCCAATACTCAAATGGGGCCAATCCAAAATCTTCACTAAGTTTTACAAGTCCCGAGCATTGTACCCACCTGTGGCTCATTGTAACAGGAGCCCCTCAGCAGCACTGGAGACACGCCTGGGACGATGACAACTCAAATGATGAACATTGGCCATACCAAGTCAAATTTGAAAACACAGATTTATCAGGCAATTTTTTGGGTCCTTTAAAAGATTTAGAATTAACCCACGACGTCATCATGAAACCAAGGTCAAATTATGATGCGTATAGAATTAAACTTAATACTGTGTTGATAGAAGATGCATTTGCATTGCCAGAAGCAGAAATCAATCAAAAACTTGGTAACCAAATAAAATACTATGCTGTTAACCCGGATGGAAGTCTGGACAGTAATTCTACTGCATTTTATCCGGGACACTGGTTTGATAATGATGGTAAAGTGACCAGGTGGCAAGTGAACTCATTTATTTATTCCGAGCTTGACATCAATGATCTGCAAGTCAGGATAGGTCAATTTCCGGGCACCTGCAAAAATGGAGATTCGGTTACGATTCGTCAGGCACTTATTTACAGACGCAGTGATGGTAAATCCGCAAAGTTGACCATGAAATTTAACATTTATATACAGGATGAAACTACCGCTGTAGAAGAAGAAACGCAAAATAAAAAATTGATAATATATCCTAATCCTACTTCCAATTTAATATCTTGGAATGTCTACGAATATTTTGTCCTGTGTGATGTCCATGGAGTCCTAATTGCAAGTGGAAATGGAAGTTCTTTAGACATTTCTGAATATCAAAGTGGTTTGTATATACTCAAAATTGGCAAGGACATTTTTAAGGTTATGAAACAATAA
- a CDS encoding DinB family protein — MDQIKSIRTAIWHQFGASLDMLENAINMCPDEHWDTALNFWYTAYHCIFWTDYYLTTEPNKFIPPAPFTFSEFDPNGKKPDRTYSRTELIFYLEHCRKKAIQLISTLTNEKMNDRWINDYKNYSLFEILLYNLRHIQHHAAQLNLLLRQTVDQAPNWVSQAKKIEHI, encoded by the coding sequence ATGGACCAAATAAAATCGATCAGAACTGCAATTTGGCACCAATTCGGCGCAAGTCTAGACATGCTTGAAAATGCAATAAATATGTGTCCTGATGAACATTGGGACACTGCACTGAATTTTTGGTACACCGCCTACCATTGCATATTTTGGACAGACTATTACCTGACGACAGAACCCAACAAATTTATACCACCGGCACCATTTACCTTTTCAGAGTTTGACCCAAATGGAAAAAAACCAGACAGAACTTATTCCAGAACAGAATTAATTTTTTACCTGGAACATTGCCGAAAAAAGGCCATTCAACTAATTTCCACATTGACGAATGAAAAGATGAATGATAGATGGATCAATGATTATAAAAATTATTCCTTATTTGAAATTCTGTTGTATAACCTCCGGCATATTCAACATCATGCTGCTCAGTTAAATTTATTGCTCAGGCAAACTGTTGACCAGGCGCCGAATTGGGTAAGTCAGGCCAAGAAAATTGAACACATTTAA